The nucleotide window TTCTCCCAGGTCTCCTTGCCACTAACCTTTCCCTGAGCTCTGATTTATCATGCTCAGGCCACCAAGCAATCTTAACATGACTCAGAGTAGGTCCGTAATAAATATTAGCTTAAATAAGATGAGGAGTATTTATGATGCTCTTAGCTCCTTGGGGTCTTGGTGCAGCCCTGATGGCTATGTGTTTAGCAACCACTGTCTTTACACTCTCTTCTCTACTTGGCCTCATTTCTGCTAAAATGACTCTTCTTTGCATGTGCAGGATTGAGGAGAATTAACTTTAAAAAGCTGGCAGTATCCTGCACGTCAGAATTTGGCTAGAAGCATGTGGATAGTTAAGACAGAAACATCACATCAGAAAACTGGTACTaaatttcttctaaaaagaaTTCTAGTACCCAATCTACCATCTCAATGTTGCTAGCAGTGCTTCAGACACCCATAGCCTGTTAGAGGTTCTTTGTGTGTAGTAGCCAGTAACCGCCAGCCAGACTTACCAGAACCCGGTGATCAAACTGCACCATGGTGGGATTCTCGAAAACATTCCTCAGGAGAGGGGAGAAGGTAAAGAGATCCTCTGGGATCCAAGATTCTCCCATCTTGGGGAAGGAGTTGTAAACAAGTCCAGCATCCAGCCCTGCCACAAAAGCCCCTGGGTTCCAAGGTAAATAGTATTtattaaaatgagagaaagaagagataaaataCTAGTTctgacatgaaagtgaaagttccctttgtgaccccatggactgtagcccgccaggctcctctgtccatggaattctgcaggcaagaatactggaatgggtaaccattcccttctccatgggatcttcctaacctagggattgaacccaggttttgatctgcactgtaggcagattctttaccctctgagccaccagggaagttctgacaTAGAAAATGTTTATTATGTCAGAGTTAGACAAAAGGAATAGTCAGAGAATAGAAAGATCTACAGCAGGGGTTCTCAAACTCTGCTGTATTCACCAAGGAACACACCATGGAAACTTAAAACTTGCATCCTCACCTACTTCCACCCGAAGATTCTGGCATGCCTCCCCTAGAGGGGTCGATGAGAAGCTCTAGAGAGAGGAATATTTGGAAAAGTTCCTTTACTGACTGTGATATGAGTTCTCCTTACTGCCTCGCCTCACTACCGCCAACTGATCTATTCTGGAACTAGTTAATTTACTCTTTCACGTCCTCAAGTTTCCACTTAAATGTCACTTTATCAAAGAGATCTCTCCAATAATCCTCTATAAGATAGCACTCCCCAACCCCATGTCTATCCCCTTATCTTGCTTTACTTTCTTCGCAGCACTCAACATCATCTGGCATGTTATGGGTTTTATTTATCTGTCTTCCCCAAGTGctcaaaaaaaatcttataaactAAACCCTGGGTAAACATACAAAGAAGGTATCCATGAATTTAATGGATAACTGATCCATTATTTATGATCACAGAAGATTTGGGTATGTTAAatcatattctttatttttctaaattgcaTTTATGAAGTCAAAATTCATGTTCTTCCATcaaaaaaagggggagggagaTTTGGGTGGGATCACTGGTTTGATGGTTTTATTTAGAGCTGTGCTATCCAATCAAACTTCCTgcgatgatggaaatgttctatatctgtcATCCATCCAGTACAACAGCTGCAAGCCACTCACTGTGgttattgagcacttgaaatgtggctactgTGACTgaaaaactaaattttatttgcttttaattaatttaagctTAAATAGTCACATGAAGCTAGTGGTTATTGTTCAGGGCAGGTCTAGAGTAAGAAAGGTAGAGCTGTGATTTAAAGAATGAGAGAGATCTGTTTTAGTCTCTTTGCCCCACCTAAAGGCCATCTTTGAGGGCAGGCTTTTGTCTGACCTATCTTGGTATAATGTAATAACAATAATGTTTATATGATAACAACAGCTAACACTTACATAGCCTTTGCTACATGTGAGGTGCTAAATACTTCACGTATATTACTTGAACTATTATCatcttccccattttacagatgaggtcaCTGAGGCCCAGACAGGTTACAcagcttgtccaaggtcatataGTTTATAGATGGTAAAGCCAGGATCTGAACCTAGACAGTTTGGATCCAAGTAGATGTTCAATATTTTTGTTCAGCTAGCTGAAAAGCAGGATTTGGGGAAGGAAGGAATAGAAAACAAGAGGGTGAAGATGAGAGGGCGGGTATGAGAGAGGCAGGTGTGAGGAGGAGATATAAAGATACAGGAGGAAAGCATGAGGCAAGAGATCCCACCTGAAGAGCAAAAAGAAGTTAGGCCACCTTTGATAAGAAGAGTCCTACCTGAGAGAGCCGTAAGGAACACCAGGCCTGCAGTTCCATGAGCAAATCGTCTCAACCGCAGGAGTTGACGCGTTTCAGGCAACTAAATGAGAAAATTGCCAGAGACACTGACTGCAGGAATTGGGAAAGGCAGCCAGATCTCCAAGGACAAACTCCAGAGACAATCTGAGGCCAGATCTTCTCTGACTCCTAGACTAGGTTAAGCGCTCCCAGAAGACGTTTTACTTtatctaaattttattaaatgtatacatttacTATTTGTCTTTCCTGCTACCTTGTAAGTTTTGTGAAGACAGGAACTGCCATCTCACTTGCTTACTACAGTAATCCTAGCCCAGTAGATGGCATATAGGTATTCAATATACATCTGTTCAGGAATGGAATGATTTGCATCGTTCAGGGAAAACCATTTCACCATGGTTAAAATGATGTGGCTTAAGGTAAAGAACTGGATTTTCATGTCATGTGTAATATTTAGTGTTTAGCAAATATAATTAGAATCAAAACTGTAGAGAGAGTAGAGTAGAGATTCTTGCATTTAGTGTTTTGGGTAAATTGTTTTTACTTTACTGGAGCCAGCAGCCAGCTTGTGGTAATAATCaggaaatcaacaaatatttagtaagAACTTTATACACAGGCAAAATGAGCACACATGGAAGCataaaggaaagatacaaagGAAAGCCAGAGTGCTGCCCTCAAACGATTTACAATCTAGTATGTGAGGAGTTAGGTATCATTACTAAGATTTCATAAGACAGTGTATCAGCACTGGCCATTAGAATTTTCTGTGATGACAGAAAAGTTCTATTATCTGTGCTGCCCAATATGTGGCTATGGAGGATCTAAAAAGAGGCTAgagcaagtgaaaaaaaatttttttaagttaattttatttaaagtttaagtAGATAACAAGTTTGTTTATACAaagttatttttacttaattttaattagaatttaaaTAGCAACAGTGGCTAGGAGCTATTGTGCTGGACAGCACAGTTCTATATGGTTGACTATCATCTCAAATCCTTTCTGTAATTAGtggaatataaataaacaaaaagagaaaaacaattaataatttaaaagtcaTTGGTAACCTTTAAGAGTACCATTCAGTTAGGAGTACTTAGGAGACTGTCCTAAGCACTGTACACTTGATATGTGCAAGTGTAGGAGTGAATGTGTAGACGGATATGGATGGGGTGGATGGGGAAGCCAGATGACAAGGAGTGGAAAAAAAGAATGGGTTGTTAGGATGTACAGCTGTAGATGTAGATTGTTTTAGAAGTCTGGCTTTGAAAGTAAGAATAGGAACTAGTCAGATGTGAATTACCTACTATACCAATGTTTCAACCCCATCTGGCTTCCCTGTGGGACGAGTGCCAAGTCAACAACTCCTGTTCTTACTGGGATCCAGACCTCTGGCTCCAGATACCTACGAGATGATTCTACTTAAAAGTCCTATTATCAACCTAAACCTCATTCCATGAACAGCTTATTCAGGCCAACCATGACTTTGACACCtaaaataataagtattttaaaatgtatttccttttaaTCAGCATACAGAGAAAATACTTTTAGGTGAGATCACTATGGTTTACTATATTGTCAGATCTGCTGAATGGTAGGGTCCCCACgggaaaaataaacaacttaacATGGCTTTTGTACGCCACTAAGGTCCACAAGCAACTCTCATTCTGGCCTTCTTCACCTCTCCACCCATCCCGCTGGGAATCAGAAGTCAAGTGGTCaacttccagtcccctataatgaaaagaacatctttttggggtgttagttctagaaggtcttgtaggccttcacaGAACtgctcagcttcagcttcttcaacattactggtggggacatagacttggattactgtgatagtgaatggtttgcctcggaaataaacagagatcattctgtcattgcTGGTATTCGTTCCTTCTTGTTGCTGGTATTCATTCCTTcttttactaaaactcatgttttCTTGATAGGCAATGCTGACAAAATATTTGGCTCCTATACTAATTATCCTTTGAATAAGCCACTGCTGCCCAAAAGCGTAAGTGCAGGTTTTACTTTGCCATCCTGAAGCTATCCAGAGTCTCAGAGTTCATTGTTTCTCTAAACTTTGGTATATCCAGCTTCTAGTAAACTGATCGATGTTGCTAAGGCAATGTATGTATTTTGACATGGAACTTCCATTTAGGACCAGAATTTCCATCTCTGACCCTGTCCACATGTGTGGTAAACAATACAGACTGACTTTACCTTGTGCTGAGGAAGCAGCAAGGAGAGCGAGGTCCATAAGCTGGCACAGTAGAGCACAAGGGCTGACCCCAGATGGGCAGCAAGGCGGTACTGACTGACTCGAGGGATGTCATGGGAATCTGGTTTTTCTTCTAATCCACTTTTTACCATATACCATCCCAACAGGCCCTACAATCACAAAGAAAAAGGGTAAACAAAACAAGATTGAAGCTGCCTATACAACTTGACTCCCTGAGAAAATGAGTATCCTCTGACCCCTCCTTTCCATATGTTCCCATATCCCTAGGAATAAAGGAATTGAGACCTACCCAATTTCCACATACAGCACCATAAATACTTAACCACTGTTTAGATTAACATTTTACTGAAgcctatagtcaaagctgtggtttttccagtagacaggtatggatgtgagagttggatcataaagaagctgagagccgaagaattgatgcttttgaactgtggtgttggataagactctagagagtcccctggactcaagaagaccaaaccagtcaatcctaaaggaaatcagtcctgaatattcattggaaggaccgatgctgaagctgaaagctccaatactttgggcacctgacgcgaagaattcattggtaaagatcctgatgctgggaaagactgaagtcaggaggagaagggacgatagaagatgagatggctggatggcattaccaactcagtggacacgagttagaacaagttctgggagttggtgatggacaggaaagcttggtgtgctgcagtccatggggtcacaaagagtcagacacaactgagtgaatttaaTTGAACTGAAGTAGAGCCAaatatgatggctactccatttcttctaaggaaatgttgcccacagtagtagatataatggtcatctgagttaaattcacctattccagtccattttagttcgctgatgccTAAAAAGTCaatgttcactcctgccatcatagtcaacaagagtccgaaatgcagtacttggatgcaatctcaaaaacgacagaatgatctgttcatttccaaggcaaaccattcaatatcacagtaatccaagtctatgttccCACTACTgctgttgaagaagctgaagttgaacgattctatgaagacctacaagaccttctagaactaacacccaaaaaagatgtctttttcattattaggtactagaatgcaaaagtaggaagtcaagaaacacctggaataatgggcaaatttggccttggagaacagaatgaagcagggcaaaggctaatagagttttgccaagagaacacactggtcatagcaaacaccctcttccaacaacacaagagaagactctacacatggacatcaccagatggtcaataccaaaatcagactgattatattctttgcagccgaagatggagaagctctatacagtcaacaaaaacaagaccaggagctgactgtggctcagatgatgaactccttattaacaaattcagacttaaattgaagaaaggaggggaaaccgctagaccattcaggtatgacctaaatcaaatcccttatgattatactgaggaagtgagaaatagattcaaggaattagatctgatagaatgcctgaagaactatggacggaggtttgtaacactgtacaggaggcggggatcaagaccatccccaagaaaaagaaatgcaaaacggcaaaatggttgtctgaggaggccttacaaatagctgtgaaaagaagagaaatgaaaggcaaaggagaaaaggaaagatataagcatctgaatgcagagttccaaagaatagcaagaagagataagaaagccttcctcagcaatcaatgcaaagaaatagaggaaaacaacagaatgggaaagactagagatttcttcaagaaaattagagataccaagggaacatttcatgcaaagatgggcacaataaaggacagaaatggtatggacctaacagaagcggaagatattaagaagaggtacaagaatacagagaagagctatataagaaagatcttcacaacccagataatcacgatggtatgatcactcacctagagccagacattctggaatgcgaagtcaagtgggccttaggaagcatcactatgaagaaagctagtggaggtgatggaattccagttgagctgtttcaaatcctggaagatgatgctgtgaaagtgctgcactcaatatgccagcaaatttggaaaactcagcagtggccacaggactggaagaggtcagttttcattccaatcccaaagaaaggcaatgccaaagaatgctcaaactaccacacaactgcacccatctcacacactagtaaagtaatgctcaaaattctccaagcctggctgcaacagtacatgaaccatgaacttccagatgtttaagctggatttagaaaaggtagaggaaccagagatcaaattgccaaaatccgctaGATCACTGAAAGAGCAAGAgatctccagaaaaacatctatttctgctttattgactatgccaaagcctttgactgtgtggatcacaagttctgaaagagatgggaataccagaccacctgacctgcctcttgagaaatctgtatgcaggtcaggaagcaacaattagaactggacatggaacaacagactgattccaaattgggaaaggagtacgccaaggctgtatactgtcaccctgcttatttaacttatatgcagagtacatcataagaaatgctgggctggatgaagcacaagctggaatcaagattgctgggagaaatatcaataacctcagatagcagatggcaccaccgttatggcagaaagcaaagaactaaggagcctcttcgtgcaagtgaaagaggagagtgaaaaagttggcttaaacctcaaaattcagaaaactaagatcatggcatccagtcccatcacttcatggcaaatagatggggaaacagtggaaacagtgacagactttacttttttaggctccaaaatcactgcagatggtgactatagccatgaaattaaaaaacgtttgctctttggaagagaagttatgaccaatctagacagcatattaaaaagcagagacattactttgccaacaaaggtccgtctagtcaaatctatgatttttccagtagtcatgtatggatgtgagagtcagactatcaataaagctgagtgccgaagaattgatgctttgaactgtggtgctggagcagactcttgagagtcccttggactgcaaggagatccaactggtccatcctaaaggaactcagtcctgaatattcattggcaggactaattcctgaagctgaaactccagtactttggctacctgatgggaagaactgactcatgtgaaaagaccctgatgctgggaaagattgaaggcaggaggagaaggggacgacagaggatgagatggttggatggcatcactgactcgatggacatgagtctgagtaaactcccagagttggtgatggacagggaggcctgacgagctgcatgcagtccatggggtcgcaaagagttggacacaactgagtaactgaactgatctgaagagccaaatacagaaaagtacacaAACGTGTATTTTGGACAAAACCTTTTAGAGAAATTCTTGCCATAATTTAACATTGCATAAATAGTGaaatatgaaagtaaaaagacagGTGATTTGACAAAAACTAGACTGTGAAAGCTTCAGAGAAGCTTGACAAAGATAACTGCTTAAAAACAATTATTCTCATGTTAGGTGGGAACAGACAATTATCAAAGTTTGTGGGAGGGCAAGTCATAAAAATCTGTAAAGTTTTTCAGGCAAATTGGTTTGCCAGTGTCTAAATTTctactccttttttaaaaaatttataatgaaAGTACATGCTTAAGTGCAAAAGTTTAAGGTACGTATTATTATTCCACGATTCTCTGTTTAACTGACTTTTCATTTAACAAAACTGTCAGTTCTAGTCATATCATATAAGGTACAGCCCTTTCACGCCAACCCTCACCAGCTAACAGAATcatgttaatataaatatatgctcCTCAAGGTCTCTGGCTATTTCTTTCCCCCTTCACTATTACCCTAGATGTTCTCATTATCTTGATTTTATCTGCAGAGCGTGCTGGAAGATGAGGGCATTCACAGTGTGATCTGCCAGCCCCCACTTTCTTCCTCCCAAAACCCTATCTGCCATCTTCAAATTTTTGCCTCCCTGAAAGTCTGACttaagtgtttgttttttaattttaaaacaaacttttgtTTTACCAACTATCCCTAGTTTCTATTAGATTTTTATTATGTCAAACTCTCTATTATCTGTTTCTATCCCTTCTAttttgtctcttccatctccctcctTTATTTCTAATCATGAGTTGGTGGTATTCTTACCACTTTGATTTAAATCAACCAATTAGCTTCCTCCTGACCAAATCTTGATATTTCTTCAATGCTCTGAGACGCTTCGTTAGAGCCTGTATATCTTGCCCCACATACTCCCATGTGTCCTCTCTAACATCCCTTTACTTGGCTCTCAGGCTTCCCTAACCCCAGAACTGCAGAAGTCATTCTTTTCCTTAAGAGAAGTTCAACTTACACAACTTTAATCACCTTTTGCACTTGAACATCTCTCAGTTACCTCTGTATTCAAAGATCCTTCATCCCACAAAATGGTTCTCTCTGGAAATTTCCCTATTTGTTTCTACAGCCATTCTAGCATAGGGATCCCACTTCCCTATAGAGCAGGCAAGTTAGAAAAAGGGAGGAGACCAAGGACTCAGAAAGAGCGCCATGATGGGAAAGAAACTCTAATTCTTGTGACACAAAAACATATTTACTGAGCGCTTACTGATTCCAGACACTAAGTACTTTACATGCacgatcttttaaaatattcatacaaCCTAAGCATTAGGGtctattattttccccatttacGGGTAAGACAAGCACAACCTACAGAGGTCAGACAACAAGCCCTATTAGGTGACAGAGCTGGGCCTTGAAGCCAGGCCTATGACACTAAAATCCATGTtcttaccttctttgttatattgTTTCAAAGATTACTTTACTAAAAACATGTCCACTAGGAAGCTCCTGAGAACATTTCTGCTTTCCCAAACTTGAGTAAATCTCACCTGGAAGCAAACTAAACCACAGAGGGCAAGAACACGTCCTTTCAGGCCACGGGTGAGCCAGCCCTTTTTCCAAAAGTAGGCAGCAGGCAGGATGTATGCGAGGCCTACAAGGCGACCCCACATTCGGTGTGAGTACTCCATGTACCAGATGAACTTGAATTCCGCCAGCGTCATATCATGATTCAAGCTGGGTGAAAAGGGAAGTCAAAAACAGAAAGATccatctgatttttattttctgatagaATGCAGGAACATTCTTGGTTTTGAAACTTGACCAGTCTGCCATCTTTCTCATCAGCCACCTCAGAATCACTTTGGAAATGGAGGTTTAGAGTAGGAAGCTTGCTAAACATACCTAAATCACATATCAAAGAAGAATAGAACCTACTGttctgaaatgttttaaataagaaaaagattgaGTGGATCTACTGGGATGTCTACCCAATTTTCTATAATACTTACATTTTAAATTCTGGAAATTGCTGATATTTTTGGAATTCTGCTTCCCATTCCTCTTTGCTTGTGGGTGGCTTCATCTCCTTTATTAAATGCCAATCTACCATTGAGAGGCCAGACTCTGTCAACCTTAAGATAGGGAAGAAATTTGAGTGTATGTGTTAAATTTCAGTGTGTATATGGGTGTGCACCACACTCGATTACTCATAAATGATTTACAGTAGCCAGCAGATCTGAACTTGACTCCTATAAAAGTAAACGTATCATTTCATTGTTTCCTCTTTTGACAACTTGCTCTCTTCTTACTGCTTAGAATTTTGTCAGAAAGAGCTGCTATCAGGTACAAATTTCTTTACTCCTTGTTCTATTTCATTAAACTCTCCTAATTTCTTTCACTAGCATTCCCTGACAGATAAAATCAACCCTTAGACCAAAGAAATGTGCACTAAGTACATAGCCAATATTATTTACACAAGGGGAAGAGACTGCTACAGATATAAATCAGTTGAGGTTACTGAGTGAATTTAAagacaataaaaatcaaaacttacTGGTTATCCTACATAACACATAAGGTAAGGGCACAGGGAATGCAGAGAGAATTTGAGGAAGACATACTTTGATAACACTAGAAAGTATTTTCACCAAACGGGGTCAGGGTTCCAAAAGTAAAAAAGCCAACTTCAGGTCTGAGGCAGGATGTGTACAAGACAAACCTGGAACATCTTACCCAGAAAGCAAGGGATCAAAGTTTACCAGGTTCCTGTCAGAAAGACTGGAGTTAATCTGAAGAGGTTCCCACTGACTAAAGACAGGACAACTGGAGCAAACCATCACCACTGCAATGGACTGaaacaaatcaaata belongs to Capricornis sumatraensis isolate serow.1 chromosome 23, serow.2, whole genome shotgun sequence and includes:
- the COX15 gene encoding heme A synthase COX15 isoform X1, with product MQRLLFTPLTALLGSPCLRLLVPRVAPGTQCGCSCGIRRPLRPGQYSTISDVALQPGRGTVSLPSKAAERVVGRWLLVCSGTVAGAVILGGVTRLTESGLSMVDWHLIKEMKPPTSKEEWEAEFQKYQQFPEFKILNHDMTLAEFKFIWYMEYSHRMWGRLVGLAYILPAAYFWKKGWLTRGLKGRVLALCGLVCFQGLLGWYMVKSGLEEKPDSHDIPRVSQYRLAAHLGSALVLYCASLWTSLSLLLPQHKLPETRQLLRLRRFAHGTAGLVFLTALSGAFVAGLDAGLVYNSFPKMGESWIPEDLFTFSPLLRNVFENPTMVQFDHRVLGITSVTAITVLYFLSRRIPLPRRTKIAATTLLALAYTQVGLGISTLLMYVPTPLAATHQSGSLALLSVALWLMNELRRVPK
- the COX15 gene encoding heme A synthase COX15 isoform X3, translating into MQRLLFTPLTALLGSPCLRLLVPRVAPGTQCGCSCGIRRPLRPGQYSTISDVALQPGRGTVSLPSKAAERVVGRWLLVCSGTVAGAVILGGVTRLTESGLSMVDWHLIKEMKPPTSKEEWEAEFQKYQQFPEFKILNHDMTLAEFKFIWYMEYSHRMWGRLVGLAYILPAAYFWKKGWLTRGLKGRVLALCGLVCFQGLLGWYMVKSGLEEKPDSHDIPRVSQYRLAAHLGSALVLYCASLWTSLSLLLPQHKLPETRQLLRLRRFAHGTAGAFVAGLDAGLVYNSFPKMGESWIPEDLFTFSPLLRNVFENPTMVQFDHRVLGITSVTAITVLYFLSRRIPLPRRTKIAATTLLALAYTQVGLGISTLLMYVPTPLAATHQSGSLALLSVALWLMNELRRVPK
- the COX15 gene encoding heme A synthase COX15 isoform X2, giving the protein MQRLLFTPLTALLGSPCLRLLVPRVAPGTQCGCSCGIRRPLRPGQYSTISDVALQPGRGTVSLPSKAAERVVGRWLLVCSGTVAGAVILGGVTRLTESGLSMVDWHLIKEMKPPTSKEEWEAEFQKYQQFPEFKILNHDMTLAEFKFIWYMEYSHRMWGRLVGLAYILPAAYFWKKGWLTRGLKGRVLALCGLVCFQGLLGWYMVKSGLEEKPDSHDIPRVSQYRLAAHLGSALVLYCASLWTSLSLLLPQHKLPETRQLLRLRRFAHGTAGLVFLTALSGAFVAGLDAGLVYNSFPKMGESWIPEDLFTFSPLLRNVFENPTMVQFDHRVLTFSTLQGITSVTAITVLYFLSRRIPLPRRTKIAATTLLALAYTQVGLGISTLLMYVPTPLAATHQSGSLALLSVALWLMNELRRVPK
- the COX15 gene encoding heme A synthase COX15 isoform X4 yields the protein MVDWHLIKEMKPPTSKEEWEAEFQKYQQFPEFKILNHDMTLAEFKFIWYMEYSHRMWGRLVGLAYILPAAYFWKKGWLTRGLKGRVLALCGLVCFQGLLGWYMVKSGLEEKPDSHDIPRVSQYRLAAHLGSALVLYCASLWTSLSLLLPQHKLPETRQLLRLRRFAHGTAGLVFLTALSGAFVAGLDAGLVYNSFPKMGESWIPEDLFTFSPLLRNVFENPTMVQFDHRVLGITSVTAITVLYFLSRRIPLPRRTKIAATTLLALAYTQVGLGISTLLMYVPTPLAATHQSGSLALLSVALWLMNELRRVPK